The genomic stretch TGATCCCTAAAATTTAAAGTGTcctatttgaattaaaaaaaaagtttcattAGCTTCAATGTAGTTCCACTGCAAAgtcaatattaaataattaacctCACCGTTCCACCAAAACATAATGTCTTTTCTTGAAGAAGAAGTACAAACTCGAGAGGCACAGGATCGGCAATAGATGCATCACCACGAGCCACTGGCCTTGGTTCAAAGCACATGGAGAACATTGTCGAGAACTCGCTTTTCGGGAAAAAAGTTCGCTGGTGGCAACGAGAACAAGGCCATTGTCACCTCTACCGCAGGAAACTCCCCTTGACAACCGAAAAGTTTGGTTATATAAGTTTTTTATATCTAAAACTGAGTTTCGTTAATTATTAACTTAACGGCAAAACTATattgaaactaaataaaaattttttggatataAATAGGACACTTTAAATTTTAGGGACCAAAACAAGATTAGGCCCAAATATAAAGgaccaatttagtactttaccctATAAAATATAAACGTATCTTTTATTCATtgtgttaatttatttttggtgAAAACTCACATGCAGTTGCCTTCATGAGAATTTGATATTTGTGAATCATTAGATAATTTGACTAAAGAGGTAAATACCAAATCGGTACCCGAAAGATTCTGGCGCTGACAAAATGGTACCTGAAAGACGTTATCGACAAAATGGTActtgaaagaaattaaaatttgacaagTGTATCCTTCAATTcgccgaaattaattaaatcgAAATACAACctgaaaaaagaaaattctgtgtatgtgtgtgtgtgttttacCCCTATTTTCTTACCATATCTTCCCTTCTCTCATTCGACGTCCAAAGACACAATaacattaaatatattttattgcgtatatagttattattgaGGTGGTAAAGGAGGAGGACCAGGAGAAGGCTATAATGGTGGTGCTGGTGGAAAGCATGACATTGGTTATGGAGGTGGTTCTGGTGGAAGATATGGTGGTGCTTGTAGAGAACATGGCACTGGTTATGAAGGAGGTGGCAGAAATGGCGATGAGGATAGTGTAGGGTATGGTACTGTTGGAAGAGCACATGGAGGTGGCTATAGAAGTGATGGCTGGTGGAGGTGGTGGAGCATACGACAGTGGTAGAGGTTGAGGCACTGTTTCAGAATGAAAGCGAGAGAGTGCGTTGGGGAAAAGGGAGGGGGAGATTAAGGTTAGAGAGATTTTTTAAGGTGaattgaattaattaattaaaaattttacctAGGTATTATACATTAACAAGGTTGCCATCTCAGCAAAATACGATGGCCAAATCAGTAATATTCTGATTGAAGATGTGCTTTGATGAGTTCAGGAACATGTTTGTCATGTTTTAAAATCATTTAGGAActattttgtcaataacaaaaATCAGGTACTATTTTGTCAGTATCAGAATCTTTCAAGTACTGATTTGGTATTTACCTTTGACTAAATCATCATTTAACAATTCTAAATTATCAATTTTACAGGAAAACAAATCTATCCAAAACTTCCcctttatttttgtaataattttctCATTCTCAAAGTAAATGCTGTGCGAATGAATGTATGTTTCTCAAAAGATAACATCTACACTTTCAAGTGGGAAAAATATGTTCTAATTAAcaagattttttttcaattttttaggtgtttaatgatatttatttatggaaaaatttttaaaataaaatttttggacTTTAAATTTATCGAAATACAACTTTTGCATATTGGATACGGAAATGCACTTTTTCACTAAATTATGTAAACTGCGAGAGGGGTCCTACGGATTCCAAATGAATGTAAACCGCTACACCTCCTCTAGCGGTTTACATTGAAACTCGAAATGGCCATAAACCGCGGTAGGGTCTCATGGTTTTTGTGTAAGTATGAAATATGCATAAACCACGACAGGGGTCCAACAGTTTATGCTTTAGTATAAATACACGATAGGGGGTCGCGGATTATTCAGTTTGAGCCACTTTCATATcttagagagagaaagagacgttttctagagagagggagagaggaaAGTGTGGTAAGGAAGACATTTTGACTTTGCTGGGGCCAGACTGTGGCAAACGAACGTAGTCTTTACCGGCTCAACGGTGTTGCGCACGTTACTAGCAGCATAAACGAAAAGGtaagtttgttttcttttagtTAGTGTATTTCATATAACATAAAATGTAGTATTTGGGTGCAGTAGTGAGAAGACATAATTTAGGATTGGCCAGTTTATAATTTCAAAGTTAAGATGTAAAATTTAAAGGTAGGATGAAATCTTTAAGTAGAATGATGATCCTCTTCTATTTGAGATATAGGATTCAAATAGTAAGGCTTGTAGGGTTGTTGATTAAGTATTGTATTTAAAACCtaagacttaaaattttaggTTTTAAATATGTACGTTTAAATTCcaatattataattttagttgtttagagtttaaaatttgtttaaagattaaattttgtaaatagaATGTAGCGGTTGTATTTTATGTTCttaaactttaaaattatacattttgtagtttagagttttaaatttaagatttaaattttaaaattataagtttagggtttgattattttaaattaaatatttgagtcttatatttaaattttattaaatttaatttaaaattataagtttAGTATCTGTTTCTGGTTATAATCTATGGATCAAACTTGTTAGTGATGTAATCCGGAGACAATAGAACATGCCTCTGCATGACAGGATCATACCCTATCTGGAGAGGATTGGTTTGTACCACCTGGTGAGGTTCAACACGAGGTGGTTCTGGTTGGATGAGCCCCTAGTCAGCGCATTCATTGAGAGGTGGCGTCCTGAGACGCACACCTTTCATATGTCATTCGGGGAGTACACCATCACACTGCAGGATGTTGCATACCAGTTGGGGCTGCCCGTGGATGGTTTACCTGTATCCGGGTGCCTTATAGATTTTGAGAAGCTGATGGATGATGGCAAACCCGCTTGGGAGTGGTTTTAGGAACTATTTGGCGAGCTTCCCTGCCGAATAAGGTAAAGCAGTTTACCGTCTACTTCACCTGGTTCCATGAGAGATTCAGGGTGATGCCGGATGATGCTACTGAGGACACCGTATGCATATACGCATATATCACAAGAATGCCTTCTTGTGGAGTCACATGTTGACGCAAGTGGGAGAAGAAAAAAGTCAAGGGCTCTGCATTCTCCCCTTCCACAAGTGCAAAGGCAACATACAAGATATTCGAGTTTCCATCTTGCGCGATAGCCAGAAGCAAAGTCCCACCACACTTCCCATATAAATGAGTCTCGTCAATGCTTACTAGTGGCTTGCAATGTCTAAATGCCTCAATGCATGGAGGGAATGTCCAGAAAAGACGATGAAAGTACTCCGTAGACTCATCAACCTGATTACCTACACGTACCGAAGAAGTCTTCAATTATGACACAGTTCCCTCCGTTGTGGCTTGCACCCCAAAGATTCAACGGGGCAACTCGGCATATGACTCTTCCCAATCCCTGTAGATCTGTGCAACTGCCTTCTGTTTTGCCATCCACACCTTCTTATAACTAGGCCTGAATCCATAGGTTGCCTCCGTGGCTTCTTGCAACACCTTTATCCTAACCATTGCATCTGCCCTAACCAACGAAAAGATCCTCGCACAAATAACGTGGTGATCGAGCTGTTGGTGGTCACTCGAAATCGAAGTAGCCAAGCAAGTGTGAGTTCCATTGTACCTTCCAACCTCCCAATTATCCTTACGCTGCCGAAGTGTGATACGAATTATCCACGTGCAGCCGTTCTCAAACTCCTTGCATCTCCCATGATACTTCAGATGATCTGATTCCATCACCCAATACTAAACTCCACGGTGGATGCTATAATCCTTAACACTCAACACAGCTTCCTCCTTAGTCTGAAAAGATTGACCAATCTGAAATTTCTCAGAAGGATTTTTCTCGTGTAATTCTTGGCCTTTGAAGGTGGGATCTATGTCCGGTTATTGGCCGACTGCTTTCAAGTTCAACGTCGAGAAATATGGCGGTTGTTGGTGGGAACCAGAACTGGATGACCCCTAACGTGCCGGTGGGTTCCTTGGAGTACCCTCCTCACTGTCCCCCAATATGCGATCTGGCTCATCGTCTGAATCATTCTCTCGTATCGCATTCTCAACATGATCTGGCTCACCATCACTTGAAGGACCAGGAATCAAACCAAGTGATTGAGCTAACCCTGCTGGAACAGATGGTGGTTCAGCCAACAGACAATTAGATGCAACGACATGCATCGAAGTAAAAGCACCCCACCGTTGTTGACTGGGGATTCGACACTGATGCCCCGGAACTGTCGACACCATCATCCAATTTGGCATACAACTAGTGTATTATCACCTTCGAAAAACTACGCCGACAATGAAACAAAACCTGCATGTCTTCATCCGACACTATCACAAATGTTTTATACTACACACCAGTTGACACAACTGCAATCGGAATCTTGTAGAACACCTTCTTCACCCACTTGTCCCCACACAATCCCGCCTTTTGCAATATGCTCATCTTTAGCTCTGACAAAGTATTTGTCGAACGGATAAAAACACTCACCGATTCTTTATCAGTGAACTTAACATGGTgccttttgtttgtttttttttttttacttgagCAGTGGATTAGAACAAAAAATTCTCCTCGCCATCCATTTGTGAAAGTGTGAAAATGACTCTCTACCATCACACCACTCTCTCTTGGTTGGTATATATAGGCGAATTTGGTACAAGCATAAACCGTTGGACTCCTATTACGGTTTATGCATATTTCATACTTACACAAAAATCGCGAGATCTCTACAGCGATTTCTGACTATTTCGAATTTCAATGTAAATCACTATAGGAGTGTAGCGGTTTACGTTCATTTAGAATTCGTAGGACCTCTCTCACAATTTATATagtttagtaaaaaaaataaattttcatatCCAATATGTAAAAGTTGTATTTAAGTAaatttaaaactcaaatattttattttagtaatttgcTCTTTATTTCTTAATAACTATACATAACTAAAAATCTCATTAATTTGAGAATGTATGAGTATAAATGTATAATATaacatttaatttaaaatattatcaacaaggaaaaaaagaaagaaaagcttaaaataataaaatgaaaagaaattaaaattggaTATTTTGGTTGACTAAACTGTTGGCTACGAAAGCATGAAAGGCTCAAACTGAAAAGGGAAGTATATTGGATAAAAGATTAAGTGGAGGAGTCATGAGGGTGCACTCGGTGTGATACCAAAAACTGACCAAATCTTCAAATTGGGAAAACCTTATAATTCAACTAAgtttattatttgattattatcttatcttacaAAATAAAATGGCTAGATAGAAACATAACATAAGGTAGGGCAACATTAATTATCATGTGCCACACTAACACCTCTTTTTAACtcttattttctctctcttcctcttcctccttctctctctctctctctctctctctccacgCTCAGGTaacttctccctctctctctctgtggTTTAGGAAAGGAATTTGCTGTGTGCTTCGTGTGCTGATACGTCACGATTCATGCCAACTTTTGGGTGTCTGAGCTGGATTTTTGAGattccctcttttttttttcgcgaTTTTATTCACTGCACTTTTCTGCTATACATGCTCTCCTAGATTCAGGTCTCAATTGGTGTGGGTATGCGAGTTTCATTCACTACTAACTAGATTacaaattagattttttttgttcttgttcGATTTGCACCCTGGTATGCGAAAGCCCCGCACTTTTATCAGTTAGCACATTATTATGATTCATTGGCAACTTGATCAACGAGCAATTCGGTTTTGCAAAGCTTTTTGAATTGAAgatacttcttttcttttctttctttctttctttctttctttctgaAACCAGCTGTTTTGTGGGGGTGTAGTTCAGAATGAGAAATTTTCCTGCGTGCCAAATGCTAACTTTTATTCTAATTGCTTGCTTTTAAATTAGTTTAGAACTAGATAAATATTGTGTTGTAGTGCTATCTATACATAAATAGTAAAAGAATAGTGATGAAGTTTATTtgtaattcttttcttttcctttgttttaTAGGTTTGCAAACAATGGCTGAACCTTCCAAGGTCATCCATGTACGAAACGTGGGGCATGAGATATCCGAAGTACGCTTTTTTTTTCCCTCTTGGTGGATGACTATGTTGTTTGTACTTGGCACGTGGTACGTGTAATGTTTAATTGTTTATGATGTTTTTATGCTTTGGTTGCAGAATGATTTGCTTCAGCTCTTTCAGCCTTTTGGAGTCATAACAAAGCTTGTGATGTTGCGTGCAAAAAATCAGGTTTCCTTTTTAAATTCATGCCTCAAAATGAGACTTCTGGTTTTCCTTCTGAAATTTAAGGGTgctttattttatctttctttttgttAATCTGCTACTTATTTCAGGCTCTTGTCCAAATGCAAGATGTTGCTTCAGCCGTTAATTCTTTACAATTTTATGCAAATGTTCAGCCAAGCATAAGGTATGCACAGACTTGTTTTGATAATTTGGTATCATGGTATGTTATGCACTTTTCTTTTCCATTGATTGTATGAGTTCCTAAAGAATCTGGTTCTTTTGTTTTACTCTAGGGGGAGGAATGTTTATGTCCAGTTTTCCTCACATCAAGAACTAACATCAATGGATCAAAATCAAGGGCGTGGAGATGAGGTTGGCATTTTATAATTTTCATGTTTGAGTTAAAAGGGTTTATGTTTCATGTTGTTCGCTGTCTATACATTTTAATAAATTGGCCCTTTGTGGGGAACTAgtactttttcttttatatgcGATCTTTCTGCCATATCTGTGTTATAATCTTAGGTGGTTCCATTACAGCGGGTTCAGCGTGTTAAATTAAGTTCtgtattttctctttctctttatcatgtacttcTCTATTTATTCTCCTTTCTCTCtatctcttctctttctctatGCTGTTTTGCTGTCGGGAACTCTCTGGATGCGCAGCCAAATCGAATTCTCTTAGTTACAATTCACCACATGATGTATCCTATAACAGTGGATGTGCTATATCAAGTATTTTCTCCCCATGGATCTGTGGAAAAGATTGTAACATTTCAGAAGTCAGCTGGTCAGATTCTCTCAGAtttctccctttct from Arachis stenosperma cultivar V10309 chromosome 9, arast.V10309.gnm1.PFL2, whole genome shotgun sequence encodes the following:
- the LOC130950355 gene encoding uncharacterized protein LOC130950355 is translated as MESDHLKYHGRCKEFENGCTWIIRITLRQRKDNWEVGRYNGTHTCLATSISSDHQQLDHHVICARIFSLVRADAMVRIKVLQEATEATYGFRPSYKKVWMAKQKAVAQIYRDWEESYAELPRNQVDESTEYFHRLFWTFPPCIEAFRHCKPLVSIDETHLYGKCGGTLLLAIAQDGNSNILYVAFALVEGENAEPLTFFFSHLRQHVTPQEGILVIYAYMHTVSSVASSGITLNLSWNQVK